In the genome of Notamacropus eugenii isolate mMacEug1 chromosome 5, mMacEug1.pri_v2, whole genome shotgun sequence, one region contains:
- the LOC140507855 gene encoding olfactory receptor 8D1-like yields the protein MAMENNTMVREFILLGLTKQTELQIPLFLLFLGIYLVSMVGNLSLILLIWVSSQLHTPMYYFLSNLSFIDLCYSSVITPKMLENFVSEKNIISYPGCMTQFFFFFFFVIAEFYMLTAMAYDRYVAICRPLLYNITMVPWFCSLLVAGVYIMGGIGAIVHTSYLVRLSFCGDSVIHHYFCDVLPLLKLSCSSTHVNELLVMTDGGFNLLVTTLLIWISYTFILLNILRIQSTKGRYKAFSTCGSHLATISVFYGSILIMYFIPVSSSVAQKNVVSVFYTTVIPMLNPLIYSLRNKDVKDALRKIINSTRFQGPHRK from the coding sequence ATGGCAATGGAAAATAACACAATGGTGAGAGAATTTATCCTCTTGGGCTTAACAAAACAAACGGAGCTCCAGATACCACTCTTCCTTTTGTTTCTAGGAATCTACTTAGTCTCCATGGTTGGGAACCtcagtttaattttattaatctgggTCAGTTCTCAGCTTCATACTCCCATGTACTATTTCCTCAGTAACCTGTCATTCATAGATCTCTGTTACTCCTCTGTCATTACACCCAAAATGCTGGAGAACTTTGTATCAGAGAAGAACATCATTTCCTATCCAGGGTGCATGAcccagttctttttcttcttcttctttgtaatTGCTGAATTCTACATGCTGACAGCAATGGCCTATGATCGTTATGTTGCCATCTGTAGACCCCTGCTCTATAACATCACCATGGTGCCATGGTTCTGCTCCCTGCTGGTGGCAGGTGTATACATAATGGGGGGCATTGGGGCCATTGTTCATACCAGTTACCTAGTCAGATTGTCCTTCTGTGGGGACAGTGTTATCCATCATTACTTCTGTGATGTTCTTCCCCTTCTGAAGCTCTCCTGTTCCAGCACCCACGTCAATGAGCTTTTAGTGATGACTGATGGTGGATTTAATTTGTTGGTTACAACTTTGCTCATCTGGATCTCTTACACTTTCATTCTTCTGAATATCCTTCGTATACAATCTACTAAGGGCCGTTATAAAGCTTTTAGCACCTGTGGATCCCATCTGGcaactatttctgttttttatgGTTCCATTTTGATCATGTATTTTATACCAGTTTCTAGCAGTGTGGCCCAGAAGAATGTAGTCTCAGTATTTTATACCACAGTGATCCCCATGCTGAACCCTTTGATCTATAGCCTGAGGAACAAGGATGTGAAGGATGCATTAAGGAAAATCATCAATAGCACAAGGTTCCAAGGTCCACATAGGAAATAG